A region of the Flavobacteriaceae bacterium MAR_2010_188 genome:
AGGCGGTTTGCATAGCGTGCAAATCTGCTCCGATTGCCAAACCTTCTATTGTTGTTATCTTTTTATCCTTACAAGTCGCGGCGAGCGTGAGACACGATAGTTTACGCTTTCCGTCTATAAGCACGGTACACGCACCACACTGTCCATGGTCACAACCTTTTTTGGTACCCGTTAATTGTAACCTTTCACGCAAAGCATCGAGCAACGACATCCGCGAATCGATTGTAAGTGGCTTAACCGAATTATTTACGTTAAGATTTACCTTTAATTCATTGAGCAATGCTTCAATTTCTAGAATAGCTTCATCCTTTGGTCCATCTGCGAAAAGTTTCGAAGTAAAATATGGCGCCACCAAAACACTTAAACTTGCTGCAGAAATCTTTTGTAGAAATCTCCTTCTTGATTCTCCATGAAGACCAAGGTCACTTAGAACCTTATCTTCATCGCTAGATAAAATCGGCTCCTTTATCTCTTTTGAGTTGAACTCTCCCATATTTCTAATTTTTTAAAAAAATAATATATTTTTCAAACTAAAGTTGCCGCAATAAGATTTTTAGGAATTATTTAAGCTATTATCTGCAAACCGTTAAAAGTTCTTTTTTATTCCATTGTTGACGCACCTCGCTTAAGATAGAGGTGGTTTACCTTTAATAAGGATGTAGATTAACATTTCGTTTCGGGAATTATGGCTATTGTAATGGTTTATTTCCTTATGCCTAATTATACCAGGCTAATTAAGAGTTGGCTTTACAAAGAAACCTCCAGTAAGTTGTTGTTAATTATTTATGCGGAAAACTTTTAAGAAATATCCTTTGATTAGATTTTTATTCTGAATTTTATAAAGGTTGAAAAAAATCTGATTTGAAGATTTCAATTAACTTAAAATCAACTAGACGGACAAACCATCTATTAAAATTTGAATGCTTCGATAATGGGTTTTTCATCTAATAAATTATAAGGTCAAAACACTAATTCATTAATTTACAATACTCATTAGAAAGTTATATTTAAAATTCAGCTATGCTTAAATTTTCTTCAGTGATGCTTTTCATTTTCTCAATTTCATGCGGACCTCAAAAGATAAATAAAACTGATGCCGACATAAAAGTTAATCGGTTCTATGTTAGTACCTATACTAATAACGATAGCAAGGGCATTTATGAATATGGGATTAATTCAACTGGAAAACTAACAAAACTAGGCCTTGCGGCGGAAATTGAAAATCCGTCGTTTTTGGCCAAAAGTGTTGATCAAAAGTATTTGCTTGTTGTAAGTGAGACCGAAGATGATTCTAACGGAGGTGGCACTATTTCTTCCTTTAAAATTGAAAAAGACAAATTAACCCTTCTCAGTACTCAAGAATCTGGAGGCGCATCACCATGTTTTGTTGCTGTTGATGAATCTGGAATTGTTTTGACCGCAAATTATTCAAGTGGAACAATTGGACTGTTAAAGCTAAACAAGGACGGAAAATTACAAGGCCCTCTAGATGTTGAAAAACATACCGGTCAAGGCACCCATGCCCGACAAACAGGCCCACATGCACATTCCGTATGGTTTGTTCCTGAAGAAAATCTCATTGTGTCAGTAGACTTGGGAACCAATGACCTTTGGTTTTCAAAAATTGACAAAAAAACCAATAAGTTGATTCCTGAGCCCAATAAAAAACTAGCCATGAAAGAGGCTTCGGGTCCACGTCATTTAGCATTTCATCCTACCAAGAAAATTCTTTATGTATTAAATGAAATGGCTGGCTCAATAACTAGAATCGATTACGACGATAATGAAAATTTTATAGTAAAGGAATCTTATAGTTCACTAATTGAGGGTGCAGATATATCAGCTAATAATTCTGCCGACATCCATATATCTTCTGATGGAAGGTTTTTATACGCATCAAATAGAGGACCAAATAACATCGGAGTCTTCGCCATCACTGGGAGTGGAGATCTGCAAGTTGTTGAGCATGTTTCAACCAAGGGCGATGCTCCGAGAAATTTTTCATTTTCACCTGGTGAGAAATTCTTATTGGTGGCTAATCAAAATTCTAACAATATAATATCCTTTAAAAGAAACGAAGAAAGCGGAAAATTGACTTATGCCGACTCAATATCGGCTCCTACCCCTGTTTGTATTTTATTTTAATTTTCCGGATATATAAGTCTAGTTAGATATCATTCAAATTCACTTTTTTTATTCATACTAAGAATCAAACACAAGAATTGATTAAACCAAAAATCTTCCGAAAACCACCGATAGTATTTAAATTATCACAAAATAACTATTGTGCATGAAAATCATTAGGCTTGTTTTCATTTTAAGCATGTTTGTAATTTCGATTTGTAAAATTTCAGAATAAATCCCTTCTGATTTGGTAAGTGCTTATTTGGAAAATTGCTAACGCCAGTTCGCTGCGCTCGTGTCCATCGGAATTTACCCTTGTAATATTTTGTTTGCTATCTTGGGAACAAATCAGCGCAACTGTTGTTACACCAAACATTAGCCAATATTTGGGTTAAACTTAGATCATTCTATTAATCGGAAAATATTCTCTTGGAAGAGTCGTTTAGCTGTGATTTAGATAAAAAACTTGCAATTAAATCTTTTGGGTGAGTGGTTGGTAGAATAGGAAAGTCAAACCAGTTTTGTAAGTCCGTTTTGAATCCTACTCCATTTAAATAACTATTTAATGCGAGGTTTAATCCCTTAGTGAATTTGGGATGATCAGCTCCTTGAGAATCGTTGTGATATAAATCGTTTTGAGCAAAACCTTCAAAAATAGGTCCCGTTATTTCTATTCCAAATTCTTCTGGATTCTTACCAATTGGGCTATGAACCGTCGTTGTGAATAGGTGCCAAAATGCAGACTGAATACAATTTCTTTCAAACAATTGTCTTACAACTTCTAGTGAGTCAATAGTTTCCTGCTCGGTTTGTGTTGGAAACCCATACATAAGGTAGGAATGAACCATAATATTATTTTCAGAAAAATTATGAGTAACTCTTGCCACTTGTGCTATATCAACTCCTTTTTTCATCTTGGTCAATAATCTGTCTGAGGCTACTTCCAATCCTCCAGTGACGGCTATACAACCTGATTTCTCCATCAACTGACATAATTCAAAAGTAAAAGTTTTTTCAAATCGAATGTTTGTCCACCAAGTGATGTTTACATTTCTTTCTATCAATTTATTTGATAAAGCTCTTAACATTTTAGGCGGAGCAGCTTCATCAACAAAATGAAAACCAGTGATGCCCGTATCCTTGATTATTTTCTCAATTTTATCTACTAAATCTTCAGCCGTTGTGTTTTGGTAATTCCCTATATAATCTAAACTCACATCACAAAACGAGCATTGTTTCCAATAACATCCGTGAGAAATAGTCAATTTATTCCATCTAGCATCTGTCCACATACGATGCATTGGGTTTACTATATCCAAAAATGACACATATTTATCAAAAGGTAATCCCGAATAATTAGGAGCAGGCAAGTTTCTATGATGAAAAATGGTGTTTGGAATTTTATTCTTGTAAACGACTTGACCGTTTTCTAGTACAAAGGTTCTTTCAAGTTCATTGATATCTATGGCACCTTCAAGATATTTAACTATTTTTAATAATGGACCTTCTCCATCGTCCAGCGAAATAAAATCAATAAAATCAAAAATTCTAGGATCTTTTAGCGAACGTAATTCGGTATTACAATATCCTCCACCAAATGCAATATGGATATCAGGAAAAAACTGTTTAATAAATTGAGAACAACGTAAGGCAGCAAACAAATTTCCAGGAAAAGGAATGGTAAAGCAAACTAAATCTGGAGTATGCGTTTGAATTTTCTCTTCCAAAATATTCATCATTTCATCTTCGATGAGAGTAGGTTGATAACTCAATAATTCATCTAATTCATCAAAACTACTTGCTGAAGTGGCAATTTGCTCGGCATATTTGGTAAATGCAAAAAATTCATCCACATTCGCTTGAATAAAATCACCTATTTCTTCTATAAAAAGTGTTCCGTAATGCTTTGCTTTATCAATGATTCCTATTTCCCCAGCTTCCCATTTAATTTCAGTGCTAACATTTATTAACCTATGACCTAAGGGCAAAAAATTAGCTTCCAATATTTTATTTGCAGTTTTAATATCCTGCTTTTGAAGAAATCCGATAACCACATCAACCCTAGAAATGTAAAGCTCTTTCATTTCATTAACCTTAGGATAATAATTATTATCCAAATCTTTAGCTTCCTTAAAGATAGAACGGAGAAAATTACTCGTAAAAATAGAGGCAAATAACTCAATACTTAAATCGCAATGGGAAAAAGATATCTCATACCCTTCCATGAACCCTTTTAGATAAGCAGAAGCCGGATAAGCTGTGTTTAACTGAGTAAATGGAGGAGTAATAAAAAGAATTTTCGTTTTCGGCATAATGCAAAGATAGATTTCTGTACAATGAAACTGATTGAATTTATACTCATTTATGAATTGGAAGACAAAATTACGTTCGCTTATACATATATCAATCGTTGATATGTCTTACATTCCTTAATCATAGATGAGCATATTGATTTCTAATAAGATACGTTCGCCAATAATTTCTATATTGAATTGCTTGGCACCTTTTCTGGAAAATTGCTCACGCCAGTTGGCTGCGCTTTTATCCTCCGGAATTTTCGAGGGTCCGAGTTTGTTTATTAAATACCATTACTTTATCCCCAATAAAATAATTGATGTTTTTGACTACAATAGTATATTATGATTCGAAGCGTGAAGAAAACGAAAAAGTCAGCATTGCTGCTAACTTGTCTTCTTTAGTAGCGGGAACTGCCCCGACTTCTCGGGGGGAACCAGTGACCTTCTGCTTACGAGTTCGGCAATCGGTAATTTTTCGACTGTTCTGCTAAGCTCGTTTGCCCTATTTTATAAGTTGTGTTCTAATCTGTGTTCAGTCTTGTGTTCAATTAAATTTTGAACCGAAGCTAAGATAAATATTTCCACCCTTAATGTTGAAATCGGTATCCATCTTCTAGCGGGACATATAGGCTTGCCATTCTACTATCAGGTATTTTCTCTTTCCCGGTTTCTTAAGCT
Encoded here:
- a CDS encoding xanthine dehydrogenase YagT iron-sulfur-binding subunit; its protein translation is MGEFNSKEIKEPILSSDEDKVLSDLGLHGESRRRFLQKISAASLSVLVAPYFTSKLFADGPKDEAILEIEALLNELKVNLNVNNSVKPLTIDSRMSLLDALRERLQLTGTKKGCDHGQCGACTVLIDGKRKLSCLTLAATCKDKKITTIEGLAIGADLHAMQTAFVKHDGFQCGYCTSGQICSSVALLDEAKNGDASYVTENFTQVNKNIQLSEEEIRERMSGNICRCGAYNNIVQAITEVHTGKEQSPKWEFATAEQMQKAKS
- a CDS encoding 6-phosphogluconolactonase, with translation MLKFSSVMLFIFSISCGPQKINKTDADIKVNRFYVSTYTNNDSKGIYEYGINSTGKLTKLGLAAEIENPSFLAKSVDQKYLLVVSETEDDSNGGGTISSFKIEKDKLTLLSTQESGGASPCFVAVDESGIVLTANYSSGTIGLLKLNKDGKLQGPLDVEKHTGQGTHARQTGPHAHSVWFVPEENLIVSVDLGTNDLWFSKIDKKTNKLIPEPNKKLAMKEASGPRHLAFHPTKKILYVLNEMAGSITRIDYDDNENFIVKESYSSLIEGADISANNSADIHISSDGRFLYASNRGPNNIGVFAITGSGDLQVVEHVSTKGDAPRNFSFSPGEKFLLVANQNSNNIISFKRNEESGKLTYADSISAPTPVCILF
- a CDS encoding Radical SAM superfamily protein — protein: MPKTKILFITPPFTQLNTAYPASAYLKGFMEGYEISFSHCDLSIELFASIFTSNFLRSIFKEAKDLDNNYYPKVNEMKELYISRVDVVIGFLQKQDIKTANKILEANFLPLGHRLINVSTEIKWEAGEIGIIDKAKHYGTLFIEEIGDFIQANVDEFFAFTKYAEQIATSASSFDELDELLSYQPTLIEDEMMNILEEKIQTHTPDLVCFTIPFPGNLFAALRCSQFIKQFFPDIHIAFGGGYCNTELRSLKDPRIFDFIDFISLDDGEGPLLKIVKYLEGAIDINELERTFVLENGQVVYKNKIPNTIFHHRNLPAPNYSGLPFDKYVSFLDIVNPMHRMWTDARWNKLTISHGCYWKQCSFCDVSLDYIGNYQNTTAEDLVDKIEKIIKDTGITGFHFVDEAAPPKMLRALSNKLIERNVNITWWTNIRFEKTFTFELCQLMEKSGCIAVTGGLEVASDRLLTKMKKGVDIAQVARVTHNFSENNIMVHSYLMYGFPTQTEQETIDSLEVVRQLFERNCIQSAFWHLFTTTVHSPIGKNPEEFGIEITGPIFEGFAQNDLYHNDSQGADHPKFTKGLNLALNSYLNGVGFKTDLQNWFDFPILPTTHPKDLIASFLSKSQLNDSSKRIFSD